Proteins encoded together in one Deinococcus hopiensis KR-140 window:
- a CDS encoding amidase family protein: MSPSILDLDATALRDAIRSGEVSALEAARTYLERIQALNPHLHAVITVNPEAEADAARLDTLPPEVRGPLHGVPLLIKDNIDVAGLPTTAGSLLMTRHVPAVDAPLVARLRAAGAVLLGKANLTEWANFMTLGMPNGYSGAGGQTVNPWGPALDTGGSSSGSGVAVAARLCAAAVGTETSGSILSPAQQNGVIGLKPTVALIPRTGVVPISHSQDTAGPIARSVRDAALLLTVMAGPDEADAASRLLPVPDLTLHVGALTGAQIGVLRVPPGALVSDAERGALARAEAALTEAGATLQDVTLESGPELSGWRLEVLVYEFKHDLNAYLAGVQDGPRSLAEVIEANDADPERLQRYGQTLLYAAEGTRGDLSERAYQEARARDLDQTRTRGLDPLFALGLDALLWPGLHGYAVGAKAGYPSVTVPTGLEEGAPSGVLLTAPAGSEGQLLSLAAGLEERLGGVAFPPDPA; the protein is encoded by the coding sequence ATGTCGCCCTCCATCCTCGATCTCGATGCCACCGCCCTCAGGGACGCCATCCGCTCGGGTGAAGTCTCGGCCCTCGAAGCGGCGCGCACGTATCTGGAGCGCATCCAGGCCCTCAACCCCCACCTGCACGCCGTCATCACCGTCAACCCGGAGGCCGAGGCGGACGCTGCCCGGCTCGACACGTTGCCGCCCGAGGTGCGGGGGCCCCTGCATGGCGTGCCCCTCCTCATCAAGGACAACATCGACGTGGCGGGGCTGCCCACCACCGCCGGAAGCCTGCTGATGACGCGGCATGTTCCGGCGGTGGACGCGCCCCTCGTCGCCCGCTTGCGTGCGGCGGGAGCAGTTCTCCTGGGCAAGGCCAACCTGACGGAGTGGGCCAATTTCATGACCTTGGGAATGCCCAACGGCTACTCGGGGGCTGGTGGCCAGACAGTCAATCCCTGGGGTCCAGCGCTGGACACCGGTGGGTCGTCGAGTGGAAGCGGTGTGGCGGTGGCGGCCCGGCTGTGCGCGGCAGCAGTAGGCACCGAGACGAGCGGCTCCATCCTCAGCCCCGCGCAGCAGAACGGGGTCATCGGCCTCAAGCCCACTGTGGCGCTGATTCCACGGACGGGTGTGGTGCCCATTTCGCACAGCCAGGACACAGCGGGGCCCATCGCGCGCAGCGTACGCGACGCGGCCCTGCTGCTCACCGTGATGGCTGGCCCCGACGAGGCCGATGCTGCCAGCCGCCTGCTACCCGTGCCGGACCTGACGCTGCACGTGGGGGCGCTGACCGGGGCACAGATTGGCGTGCTGCGCGTTCCACCCGGGGCGCTTGTGAGCGACGCCGAACGGGGCGCTCTGGCCAGGGCGGAGGCGGCTTTGACAGAAGCGGGGGCAACGCTTCAGGACGTGACACTGGAAAGTGGACCCGAACTCAGCGGCTGGCGGCTGGAAGTGCTGGTCTACGAGTTCAAGCACGACCTCAACGCCTACCTCGCTGGGGTGCAGGACGGCCCCCGCAGCCTCGCCGAAGTGATCGAAGCGAACGACGCTGATCCCGAGCGGCTGCAGCGCTACGGGCAGACCCTCCTGTACGCGGCCGAGGGGACGCGGGGTGATCTCAGCGAGCGCGCCTACCAGGAGGCCCGCGCCCGTGATCTTGACCAGACCCGCACACGCGGCCTGGACCCCCTGTTTGCTCTGGGCCTTGACGCCCTGCTGTGGCCAGGCCTGCACGGCTACGCGGTGGGAGCGAAGGCGGGCTATCCGAGCGTCACGGTACCGACGGGGTTGGAGGAAGGTGCGCCCAGCGGTGTGCTCCTGACGGCGCCCGCCGGATCGGAAGGCC
- a CDS encoding ATP-grasp domain-containing protein — protein sequence MMRPEVYAQLHGGLRERGLTPIHTPEQYRLLHHLPESFPYVTHVSPRAVWSDLGREAVRAVLAPFGEGAFIVNQACASMVGPVHLSFPTSPDTEAALRVIETFLVRQGGKFQGGLILRACEPFIPLTRQSRSGTGTPLTRGYRLFFPDGHPVGVTPYWAESKDNGKAPPLEEFAQVAASIPAWFFTLDVAQRTDSKWRAVQLGDGQVAGRLDQTEFYRARAAR from the coding sequence ATGATGCGGCCGGAGGTGTACGCGCAGCTGCACGGTGGGCTGCGAGAACGCGGCCTGACCCCCATCCACACGCCCGAGCAATACCGGCTGCTGCACCACCTTCCTGAGTCTTTCCCGTACGTCACGCACGTCTCGCCCCGCGCGGTGTGGTCCGACCTGGGCCGGGAGGCGGTGCGGGCGGTCCTCGCCCCTTTCGGGGAGGGCGCGTTCATCGTCAATCAAGCCTGCGCAAGCATGGTTGGGCCGGTGCACCTTTCATTCCCCACGTCCCCGGATACGGAAGCGGCGCTGCGGGTAATCGAGACGTTCCTCGTGCGGCAGGGGGGCAAGTTTCAGGGCGGGCTGATCTTGCGCGCCTGCGAGCCGTTTATACCGCTGACCCGGCAGAGCAGAAGTGGGACTGGGACGCCACTGACCCGCGGGTACCGCCTGTTCTTTCCGGACGGGCACCCCGTCGGCGTGACGCCGTACTGGGCGGAGAGCAAGGACAACGGTAAGGCCCCACCGCTGGAAGAGTTCGCGCAAGTGGCGGCGTCCATTCCGGCCTGGTTCTTTACCCTGGACGTGGCGCAGCGCACGGACAGCAAATGGCGCGCGGTGCAACTGGGCGACGGGCAGGTGGCGGGCCGGCTGGACCAGACGGAATTCTACCGAGCACGGGCGGCCCGGTAG